The Setaria italica strain Yugu1 chromosome IX, Setaria_italica_v2.0, whole genome shotgun sequence genome has a window encoding:
- the LOC101767034 gene encoding long-chain-alcohol oxidase FAO2 has translation MAVQGEEREKAAAAAAARGHPLLRGWRRDRYTHGMHPAQMEALRAMCGALIPSLPADGAHGRGDPPGGKDLERFYRASAADSTIPDEVAELMVTRCIREAVALAWVVLWVLSTRVGTLLLCGRLCLAGGFPYVRKFADMTPERREAALQRWNRVRWLFPLRIAFAIVKILCHYVFYAMVNENSENPYWKAIGYSVHEPREDQTEAAPSPSRPLDVGVVETRLLDDNALLRSLVGRGLTVKPVASDANHHVVQCDAVIVGSGCGGGVAAAVLASAGYKVVVVEKGDYFTASDYSSIEGPSMERLFERGGIFCTSNVTTMIFTGATVGGGSAVNWSASIRTPKEVTQEWAREHGLPVFASPGYAQAMDAVCARLSVTDGCREEGFQNKVVRRGCEALGLCADAVPRNSSEGHFCGSCNFGCPTGDKRGTDTTWLVDAVASGAVILTGCKAERFVFEKNSGGGRGRGKKCVGLVSTCASDGITKKLRIEAKVSIAACGALMTPPLLRNSGLKNRHIGRNLHLHPVSMAWGYFPENRQDPQLTGKSYEGGIITSMHRVTERTIIETPALGPGAFAAMVPWESGRDMKERMRRYSRTAHAFALVRDRGAGFVDGEGRVRFTPSREDVEELRNGLRRVLRILVAAGAAEVGTHRSDGLRLRCKGLRDEDLEAFLDEVTIEKGPMHSTADKWALHCSAHQMGSCRMGSSPRDGAVDGRGESWEAEGLYVCDGSLLPTAVGVNPMITIQSIAYCLSKGIAETLTQGEKQ, from the exons ATGGCGGTGCAgggcgaggagagggagaaggcggcggcggcggcggcggcgaggggccaCCCGCTGCtgcgcgggtggcggcgcgacAGGTACACGCACGGGATGCACCCCGCGCAGATGGAGGCGCTCCGCGCCATGTGCGGCGCGCTCATCCCGTCCCTGCCCGCGGACGGCGCCCACGGCCGCGGGGACCCGCCTGGCGGCAAGGACCTCGAGCGCTTCtaccgcgcctccgccgccgactccACCATCCCCGACGAG GTTGCTGAGCTGATGGTGACGCGGTGCATccgggaggcggtggcgctggcgtGGGTGGTGCTGTGGGTGCTGAGCACGCGTGTGGGCACGCTGCTGCTGTGCGGCCGCCTGTGCCTCGCCGGCGGCTTCCCCTACGTCCGCAAGTTCGCCGACATGACGCCGGAGCGGCGTGAGGCGGCGCTGCAGCGCTGGAACCGGGTGCGCTGGCTCTTCCCGCTCCGGATCGCCTTCGCCATCGTCAAGATCCTCTGCCACTACGTCTTCTACGCCATG GTGAACGAGAACTCTGAGAATCCGTATTGGAAAGCGATTGGATACAGCGTGCACGAGCCACGGGAGGATCAGACGGAGGCGGCGCCTTCGCCGTCCCGGCCTCTCGACGTCGGCGTCGTGGAGACCAGGCTGCTGGACGACAACGCGCTGCTCAGGTCCCTCGTGGGCAGGGGCCTCACGGTGAAGCCGGTCGCGTCGGACGCGAACCACCACGTAGTGCAATGCGACGCCGTCATCGTCGGGtcaggctgcggcggcggcgtggccgcggCGGTGCTCGCGTCCGCGGGGTACAAGGTCGTGGTCGTCGAGAAGGGCGACTACTTCACCGCCTCGGACTACAGCTCGATCGAGGGCCCGTCCATGGAGCGCCTCTTCGAGCGGGGCGGCATCTTCTGCACGTCCAACGTTACCACGATGATCTTCACGGGCGCCacggtcggcggcggctcggcggtGAACTGGTCCGCCAGCATCCGCACACCGAAGGAGGTGACGCAGGAGTGGGCGCGCGAGCACGGGCTCCCGGTGTTCGCGAGCCCCGGGTACGCGCAGGCCATGGACGCGGTGTGCGCCCGGCTCTCGGTGACCGACGGGTGCCGGGAGGAAGGGTTCCAGAACAAGGTGGTGCGCCGCGGGTGCGAGGCGCTTGGGCTGTGCGCCGACGCCGTGCCGCGCAACTCGTCGGAGGGACACTTCTGCGGGAGCTGCAACTTCGGCTGCCCCACCGGCGACAAGCGCGGCACCGACACGACGTGGCTCGTGGACGCCGTCGCGAGCGGCGCGGTCATCCTGACAGGCTGCAAGGCCGAGCGTTTCGTGTTCGAGAAgaacagcggcggcgggcgcggcaggGGCAAGAAGTGCGTGGGCCTCGTGTCGACTTGCGCGAGCGACGGCATCACCAAGAAGCTGCGCATCGAGGCCAAGGTCTCCATCGCGGCGTGCGGGGCGCTGAtgacgccgccgctgctgcggaACAGCGGGCTCAAGAACCGCCACATCGGCCGCAACCTGCACCTCCACCCGGTGTCCATGGCGTGGGGCTACTTCCCGGAGAACAGGCAGGACCCTCAGCTCACCGGCAAGTCCTACGAGGGCGGCATCATCACCAGCATGCACCGCGTCACGGAGCGCACCATCATCGAGACGCCCGCGCTGGGTCCCGGCGCCTTCGCCGCCATGGTCCCCTGGGAGTCCGGCCGCGACATGAAGGAGCGGATGCGCCGGTACTCCCGCACTGCGCATGCGTTCGCGTTGGTCCGCGACCGCGGCGCCGGGTTCGTGGACGGCGAAGGCCGCGTGCGCTTCACCCCGAGCCGCGAGGACGTCGAGGAGCTCCGCAACGGCCTGCGCCGCGTGCTGCGCATCCTGGtggccgcgggcgccgccgagGTCGGCACCCACCGCAGCGACGGGCTCCGGCTGCGGTGCAAGGGCCTCCGCGACGAGGACCTGGAGGCGTTCCTGGACGAGGTGACCATCGAGAAGGGGCCCATGCACTCGACGGCCGACAAGTGGGCGCTCCACTGCTCGGCGCACCAGATGGGCAGCTGCCGGATGGGGTCGAGCCCCCGTGACGGCGCCGTGGACGGCCGCGGCGAGAGCTGGGAAGCCGAAGGCCTGTACGTGTGCGACGGCAGCCTGCTGCCCACGGCGGTGGGCGTGAACCCCATGATCACCATCCAGTCCATCGCCTACTGCCTCTCCAAGGGCATCGCCGAGACCCTAACGCAGGGCGAGAAACAGTAG